CGTCTCCCCTAAGGGGAATCCCCTGTGAGGGGAGGCGTCGCTTGTTCCTTGCCGCCTGCGTTATACTTTTGAATTAGAATTGGAATTATAGTAATACACCCTGAGAGTTTGCCTTCCGAAGTCCATGGCCTCCTCAGTTGTATCAAAAAACACGTCTATCATTTTACCCTTAATCTTGCTGCCGGTGTCCTCGGCTATCCGCCAGCCGATTCCCTCTATATACACAAGAGAACCAATCGGGATTATCGCAGGGTCAACCGCCACGGTTCTGTACTTATGTGGTGTTGTGCCGCTTTTTGTCAGGCGAAAGCGGCTCCACTTACCTGTGCTCCTTAAAGATACATCATAGGCGGTTACCTCAAACTCGCCTTTTTCTAAATCTGTAAGAAAAGATGTTTCCAACGTGTTTATTTTTCTCGATAATTGCACATTTTTTTGTGTTAAAACCGACACCGTATCAAAGTGGTGCATGCCAACCAGAAACAGAATTATTGCCAACATCCCCGCAGACATCGAAAAACAGCTTAGTCGCATTTGCATAATTGTTACCCCCGTTTTTGCCTGTGATTACAAAACATACATTGCGCTTATCACAGTTTTAGGTTATGAAACCTATTTTATTGCAGTTACTATATATATGCAATATTCATGCCGGATGATGAATATGCTGATAAATAATTCATAAATCCATGTTTTGATAAGATTTTAAAGATACAGATTTAAGAAAAAGACTTTAAATTTGAGGCTTTTTTGCAACAGTTGAGTAACCTGTTTAAATATAAGGGTTAACCGGCTTGTTAAATGGCTGTATCACACAAATACCGCCGCCACGGATAATCATTTTATGTTGCATTTTTGCAACAAACGTAGAGTGATGTAAAAAAAACTATCTCTTTAAACATTAATAATGTCGGCAAATAATTTTCCATTCTGTTTGATCTCAGTATCATCAACACTCCGTCCTTTTATAATTTCCTCTAAAACAAAAAAAGCATATGCCCCATGTAGGGTGGCAGCTGCAAAGTTGACAGCTTCTGTGTGTTCCAAAATACCGGTTTTTTTTATACAGTCTGTTAATAGTGTTTCTATATCGGTAAAATAACATTTGCTCATCTGTGCAACCTCCTTGTTTTTATAAGACTGCGAGAGCACAATGGTTTGTATTTTTTTACTGCTCTGAAAATGCTTAAATAGTCTGCTCCAAAGTCCTGAAATTATTTCCCTTTTAGACAAACCATCAGTCTGTTTGTACATTTCCTCTGCATATGGCGGTTTTAGATAACTCTCCAGTATTTCTGTAAAAAGCTTCTCTTTTGTTAAAAAATATCTGAAGACGGTTAGTTCGCAAACACCTGCTTCTTTAGCAACCTCACGGGTTGTCGCAGAGGTATAGCCCTTATACGAAAATAACTCTGTGGCAGCCTGTAGTATTTTTTCCTTTGTTGTGGGTTTTTTCATAACATGTCACTTCTGTATTGTACTATAAAACTGGAGGTTGAGTGTGGCGTGAGTTTCTCAGGAGGTAATATCTTCTATAAAATGAAAACCCCTTTTTTCGTGCCAGCCTTTAGGGTTGTTTATATAAAACAGTATCTCATCCTTTTCAGAATCTTTAACAAGGTCCATCTTAACCCAGCTTTGGATTGCCGCCGACATAGTGCACAGATGGTGCAAAGACACCCCCATGGAGTTTAAAAAATCGGCCCCGCCCTGTTCTCTGTCAAAAATAACAAGACAGTGGTTGACGATAAGGCCGTTTTCCCTTAAACCGGATACAAATTTCTCTTTACTGCCGCCGTCAGTTATAAGGTCTTCAATTAAAAGCACACTCTGCCCTATCCTCACCGTCCCCTCAACCACGCTTCCCATACCATGCTGCTTTGGGCTCTTTCTAACATACACCATCGGCTTGGCAAGTCGATGGGCAATGTAAGCGGCAAATGGAATTCCTGCAGTTTCCCCGCCTGCTATTAAATCAGCCTCCAGTGCATTTTCAACGTGTATCCAGTGGCAAAATGCCGATATGATGTCCATAGCAGGCGCATCAGAGATCAAAGCCCTGCAATTTACGTATATAGGGCTGTAGTTGCCGGAGGTAAGTTTAAATGGGCTATCCAGCGATACCCGCACAGCCTTCGTCTCCCACAAGAGCCTTGCCGTCATGCTTTCTATTAAATCTATCATACCTGCGTCTCTACAATAACAGAAACCCGGCAGGAAAAACAACAATTTTCTAAAGCAGATAAAGACAGACGGGGTAAATAAAAACTCATTCCGCTAACATTGTCAGTCATCCCCGGGCGGCGTTACAGAGACTTTAATTTCAATTATCAATATGTCCAGCAATTTGGAGAGTTCCTCAGCCTCCTGAGGTCTCATCCCCCTACGTTCTTTACTTACCGCTCTGGTTCTAATGACATTTATCTTATGTTGATACAGGGTTACGTCTTTCAGTGCCAAAGTCTTAGCGGTCTTTCCCTCATCTAAAACTCTCTGAGCCTCTGCAAGTTTTGCTGAAACTTCCTGATTTCTGACCGTGGCTTTTATAGCCGAAAACTGTGCCTCTGATACGTCTGTAAACATAATTAATATTAAAAGCATTAAAACACACGCTGTTTTCATATATTACTCTCCATAGAGGGTTATAAGTGTCACCTCAGGCGGGCAGTTATAGCGAAGGGGCACTATGTTGATTCCGATTCCGTTTGTAACACATGTTTGACGGCTGTCATCTTTAATAATACCTCTTAAGTACTTCTGTCCCATTGTGGACGGCAGAAACGGCGAACCAACAATTGGAAGTACCACCT
Above is a window of Nitrospirae bacterium YQR-1 DNA encoding:
- a CDS encoding 3D domain-containing protein; translation: MQMRLSCFSMSAGMLAIILFLVGMHHFDTVSVLTQKNVQLSRKINTLETSFLTDLEKGEFEVTAYDVSLRSTGKWSRFRLTKSGTTPHKYRTVAVDPAIIPIGSLVYIEGIGWRIAEDTGSKIKGKMIDVFFDTTEEAMDFGRQTLRVYYYNSNSNSKV
- a CDS encoding TetR/AcrR family transcriptional regulator, which translates into the protein MKKPTTKEKILQAATELFSYKGYTSATTREVAKEAGVCELTVFRYFLTKEKLFTEILESYLKPPYAEEMYKQTDGLSKREIISGLWSRLFKHFQSSKKIQTIVLSQSYKNKEVAQMSKCYFTDIETLLTDCIKKTGILEHTEAVNFAAATLHGAYAFFVLEEIIKGRSVDDTEIKQNGKLFADIINV
- the pyrE gene encoding orotate phosphoribosyltransferase → MIDLIESMTARLLWETKAVRVSLDSPFKLTSGNYSPIYVNCRALISDAPAMDIISAFCHWIHVENALEADLIAGGETAGIPFAAYIAHRLAKPMVYVRKSPKQHGMGSVVEGTVRIGQSVLLIEDLITDGGSKEKFVSGLRENGLIVNHCLVIFDREQGGADFLNSMGVSLHHLCTMSAAIQSWVKMDLVKDSEKDEILFYINNPKGWHEKRGFHFIEDITS